One genomic segment of Strix aluco isolate bStrAlu1 chromosome 9, bStrAlu1.hap1, whole genome shotgun sequence includes these proteins:
- the ZBTB38 gene encoding zinc finger and BTB domain-containing protein 38 isoform X2 — protein MVYNRQMTVMSHSKDLKDDFHSDTVLSILNEQRIRGILCDVTIIVEDTKFKAHSNVLAASSLYFKNIFWSRTICISGHVLELDDLKAEVFTEILNYIYSSTVVVKRQETVTDLAAAGKKLGISFLEDLTDINFSSSPCPYAYCINEKGTVKEEKHEKRHEDSAVTNGPRITNAFSIFETENSLFSPLDLRASFKKVSETVQAPNISLDRSDVCKDAEPASTLAEHSYAVSSGGDTFQGTPFLEQDSSPSYKMGEDHYENLQATPLSQPGKQACSTAKTAFKPQGTGLPIAKVPASTVTTTEAQHEAVTDQTIISFPKPQNKAGDFHLSREEENNSASVSGSVATVVPPVYNCNCCAQSFNDSALLSTHLQLHSEHQETFVCKYCSKQFANLNILESHEKVCVRSSSLSVHKGNEQNFADNYTATDGRNGSSYANTESLLSENSIADYSNANCTLPETDHLVKVVDGQILYTCIVCKRSYVTLSSLRRHANVHSWRRTYPCHYCNKVFALAEYRTRHEIWHTGERRYQCIFCLETFMTYYILKNHQKSFHAIDHRLSVNKKTANGGLKPSMYPYKLYRLLPMKCRRLPYKSYRNSSYENVQTSSQVSETASTNCFIPSSLSSELPPLNFQSNIIANNRTLALDTSSCNDTASSTNPQNSSSWGVGILNSDLQRDFFTAEKRVSTAANDSGSQECDSSVVSLTNVNENSTSVISYSSSAPSVIMHSSRVSSVIMHSKTVTSVENSKTESSNNVPSQSVNDDCKYGSDNYGKCITKSKTIKEKKKTLLYNRAETAEDTQQVTGSGGSSSKTTTTVQESSKTETYIAKPALPGTSTDSNVAPLCQITVKIGNEAIVKRHILGSKLFCKRGRKSKHESKQDNLIEESEMEIKERSPSRLYSSECLELTEMCDDVSDQDSSDKPWRPYYNYKPKKKSKQLRKMKKTKWRKKHGSKNTVMESPNTCSREYALRNAPEEKAISQEENTEMPNLHCELCERDQSSTGENQEHVHWHVAPSKPYICELCQKQFQSPSTLKMHMRCHTGEKPYTCKTCGKCFSIPGNLQKHERIHLGVKDFVCQYCNKAFTLNETLKIHERIHTGEKRYHCQFCFQSFLYLSTKRNHEQRHVREHNGKGYACFQCPKICKTAAALGMHQKKHLFKSSGPQDRKEQFCNESTKLLENPRFLGSEGSEVNSIQNVTPEVIL, from the coding sequence aTGACAGTCATGTCCCATTCAAAGGATCTCAAGGATGACTTCCACAGTGACACTgtactttccattttaaatgaaCAGCGCATTCGGGGTATTTTATGTGATGTCACCATAATTGTGGAAGATACCAAATTTAAGGCCCATAGTAATGTGCTGGCAGCTTCAAGCctttactttaaaaacattttttggaGTCGTACTATCTGTATTTCAGGTCATGTACTGGAGTTAGATGATCTCAAAGCTGAAGTGTTTACAGAAATACTGAATTATATCTACAGTTCCACAGTAGTTGTTAAGAGGCAGGAGACTGTAACAGACCttgcagctgcagggaaaaaacTGGGAATATCATTTCTAGAAGATCTTACAGATATTAATTTTTCAAGTTCCCCCTGCCCATATGCATACTGTATTAATGAAAAAGGGACTGTCAAAgaggaaaagcatgaaaagagACATGAAGACTCTGCTGTGACAAATGGACCACGAATCACGAATGCATTCTCAATTTTTGAAACGGAAAACAGTTTGTTTTCTCCACTTGATTTGAGGGCAAGCTTTAAAAAGGTATCTGAGACAGTACAAGCTCCCAACATCAGCCTCGACAGAAGCGACGTTTGCAAGGATGCTGAGCCAGCCAGTACGCTGGCTGAACACTCTTATGCAGTGTCGTCTGGGGGAGATACTTTTCAAGGAACACCTTTTCTTGAACAGGATAGCAGTCCTTCATACAAGATGGGTGAAGACCACTATGAAAATCTCCAAGCCACACCCCTCAGTCAGCCAGGAAAACAAGCGTGTAGTACTGCTAAGACTGCCTTTAAGCCCCAGGGAACTGGTTTGCCTATAGCAAAAGTACCAGCCTCTACAGTAACCACTACAGAAGCCCAACATGAAGCAGTTACTGATCAGACaattatttcctttccaaaaccTCAAAATAAAGCAGGAGATTTCCATTTAtctagagaagaggaaaacaattCTGCTAGTGTCTCTGGATCCGTGGCAACTGTCGTTCCACCTGTTTACAATTGTAACTGTTGTGCACAGTCGTTCAATGACAGTGCATTACTCAGTACTCATCTTCAGCTCCATTCAGAGCATCAGGAGACTTTCGTATGCAAATACTGCAGCAAACAATTTGCAAATCTAAATATACTGGAAAGTCATGAAAAAGTCTGCGTGAGATCAAGTAGTTTATCGGTTCACAAGGGAAATGAACAAAATTTTGCAGATAACTATACTGCTACAGATGGAAGGAATGGAAGTTCATATGCAAACACAGAGTCTCTGTTGTCTGAAAACAGCATTGCTGATTATTCTAATGCAAACTGCACTTTACCAGAGACAGATCATTTGGTTAAAGTAGTTGATGGGCAGATATTATATACTTGCATTGTTTGCAAGCGCAGTTATGTAACGCTGTCTAGCCTTCGAAGACATGCAAACGTGCATTCATGGAGAAGAACATACCCTTGTCACTACTGCAATAAAGTATTTGCATTAGCTGAGTATCGCACCAGGCATGAGATCTGGCACACTGGAGAAAGACGGTATCAGTGCATTTTCTGTCTGGAGACTTTCATGACTTACTATATACTAAAAAATCATCAGAAGTCTTTCCATGCAATTGACCATCGTCTCTCAGTAAATAAAAAGACAGCAAATGGAGGCTTAAAACCAAGTATGTACCCATACAAACTTTATCGACTTTTACCTATGAAATGCAGGCGACTACCTTACAAGTCCTACCGAAATTCTTCATATGAAAATGTTCAAACAAGTAGCCAGGTTAGTGAAACTGCTTCTACTAACTGCTTCATTCCGAGTTCTCTTAGCTCTGAGCTACCACCCCTGAATTTTCAAAGTAATATAATAGCAAACAACAGAACTCTTGCCTTGGATACATCTTCATGTAATGATACAGCATCTTCCACGAATCCTCAGAATTCTTCCTCTTGGGGAGTAGGTATCTTAAATTCTGATTTGCAGAGGGActttttcacagctgaaaaaagaGTTTCCACTGCTGCAAATGACTCTGGTTCTCAGGAGTGTGATTCCTCAGTTGTATCTTTAACTAATGTGAATGAAAATTCAACCTCTGTCATCAGTTACAGCAGTTCTGCACCCTCTGTTATAATGCACAGTAGCAGAGTTTCATCAGTAATAATGCACAGTAAAACAGTCActtctgtagaaaacagtaaGACAGAATCTTCAAATAATGTACCTAGTCAATCTGTAAATGATGATTGTAAATATGGGTCAGATAATTATGGGAAGTGCATTACAAAATCAAAAACtattaaggagaaaaagaaaacactgctgtACAACAGAGCAGAAACAGCTGAGGATACGCAGCAAGTTACAGGATCTGGAGGTTCATCTAGCAAAACAACAACTACTGTCCAAGAATCAAGTAAAACTGAAACGTACATTGCAAAGCCTGCCTTACCTGGAACATCTACTGACAGCAATGTTGCACCTCTTTGTCAAATAACAGTAAAAATTGGTAATGAGGCTATTGTAAAAAGACATATATTGGGATCGAAGTTGTTTTGTAAAAGGGGCCGAAAATCTAAACACGAGTCCAAGCAGGACAACTTAATCGAGgaatcagaaatggaaataaaagaaagaagccCATCTAGGCTCTATAGCTCAGAATGCCTGGAGCTGACAGAAATGTGTGATGACGTAAGTGATCAGGACTCCAGTGATAAACCCTGGAGACCCTATTATAAttacaaaccaaaaaagaaatccaaacagttaagaaaaatgaaaaagaccaAATGGAGGAAAAAGCATGGAAGCAAGAACACCGTTATGGAAAGCCCCAACACATGCAGTCGAGAGTATGCGCTCAGGAATGCTCCTGAGGAAAAGGCGATCAGTCAGGAAGAGAACACGGAAATGCCTAATCTTCATTGTGAGCTCTGTGAAAGAGATCAGTCTTCCACTGGAGAAAATCAAGAACACGTGCACTGGCATGTAGCTCCTTCAAAGCCTTACATTTGTGAATTATGCCAAAAACAATTTCAAAGTCCATccactttaaaaatgcatatgaGGTGTCACACTGGGGAAAAGCCCTACACTTGTAAAACCTGTGGTAAATGTTTCTCAATTCCTGGAAATCTACAGAAACATGAACGTATTCACCTGGGTGTCAAAGACTTTGTCTGCCAATACTGTAATAAGGCGTTCACTTTAAATGAAACActcaaaatacatgaaagaaTTCATACTGGAGAAAAACGCTACCACtgtcagttctgctttcagagctTCTTGTATCTTTCTACCAAGAGGAACCATGAGCAAAGGCATGTACGTGAGCATAATGGAAAAGGATACGCTTGCTTTCAGTGCCCCAAAATTTGCAAGacagcagctgctctgggaaTGCACCAGAAGAAACATCTATTCAAAAGTTCAGGTCCACAAGATAGAAAAGAACAGTTTTGCAATGAAAGCACTAAACTTTTGGAAAATCCACGTTTCCTCGGGTCAGAAGGAAGTGAAGTAAACAGTATACAAAATGTCACTCCAGAAGTTATCCTCTGA
- the ZBTB38 gene encoding zinc finger and BTB domain-containing protein 38 isoform X3, whose protein sequence is MLMTVMSHSKDLKDDFHSDTVLSILNEQRIRGILCDVTIIVEDTKFKAHSNVLAASSLYFKNIFWSRTICISGHVLELDDLKAEVFTEILNYIYSSTVVVKRQETVTDLAAAGKKLGISFLEDLTDINFSSSPCPYAYCINEKGTVKEEKHEKRHEDSAVTNGPRITNAFSIFETENSLFSPLDLRASFKKVSETVQAPNISLDRSDVCKDAEPASTLAEHSYAVSSGGDTFQGTPFLEQDSSPSYKMGEDHYENLQATPLSQPGKQACSTAKTAFKPQGTGLPIAKVPASTVTTTEAQHEAVTDQTIISFPKPQNKAGDFHLSREEENNSASVSGSVATVVPPVYNCNCCAQSFNDSALLSTHLQLHSEHQETFVCKYCSKQFANLNILESHEKVCVRSSSLSVHKGNEQNFADNYTATDGRNGSSYANTESLLSENSIADYSNANCTLPETDHLVKVVDGQILYTCIVCKRSYVTLSSLRRHANVHSWRRTYPCHYCNKVFALAEYRTRHEIWHTGERRYQCIFCLETFMTYYILKNHQKSFHAIDHRLSVNKKTANGGLKPSMYPYKLYRLLPMKCRRLPYKSYRNSSYENVQTSSQVSETASTNCFIPSSLSSELPPLNFQSNIIANNRTLALDTSSCNDTASSTNPQNSSSWGVGILNSDLQRDFFTAEKRVSTAANDSGSQECDSSVVSLTNVNENSTSVISYSSSAPSVIMHSSRVSSVIMHSKTVTSVENSKTESSNNVPSQSVNDDCKYGSDNYGKCITKSKTIKEKKKTLLYNRAETAEDTQQVTGSGGSSSKTTTTVQESSKTETYIAKPALPGTSTDSNVAPLCQITVKIGNEAIVKRHILGSKLFCKRGRKSKHESKQDNLIEESEMEIKERSPSRLYSSECLELTEMCDDVSDQDSSDKPWRPYYNYKPKKKSKQLRKMKKTKWRKKHGSKNTVMESPNTCSREYALRNAPEEKAISQEENTEMPNLHCELCERDQSSTGENQEHVHWHVAPSKPYICELCQKQFQSPSTLKMHMRCHTGEKPYTCKTCGKCFSIPGNLQKHERIHLGVKDFVCQYCNKAFTLNETLKIHERIHTGEKRYHCQFCFQSFLYLSTKRNHEQRHVREHNGKGYACFQCPKICKTAAALGMHQKKHLFKSSGPQDRKEQFCNESTKLLENPRFLGSEGSEVNSIQNVTPEVIL, encoded by the exons ATGTTG aTGACAGTCATGTCCCATTCAAAGGATCTCAAGGATGACTTCCACAGTGACACTgtactttccattttaaatgaaCAGCGCATTCGGGGTATTTTATGTGATGTCACCATAATTGTGGAAGATACCAAATTTAAGGCCCATAGTAATGTGCTGGCAGCTTCAAGCctttactttaaaaacattttttggaGTCGTACTATCTGTATTTCAGGTCATGTACTGGAGTTAGATGATCTCAAAGCTGAAGTGTTTACAGAAATACTGAATTATATCTACAGTTCCACAGTAGTTGTTAAGAGGCAGGAGACTGTAACAGACCttgcagctgcagggaaaaaacTGGGAATATCATTTCTAGAAGATCTTACAGATATTAATTTTTCAAGTTCCCCCTGCCCATATGCATACTGTATTAATGAAAAAGGGACTGTCAAAgaggaaaagcatgaaaagagACATGAAGACTCTGCTGTGACAAATGGACCACGAATCACGAATGCATTCTCAATTTTTGAAACGGAAAACAGTTTGTTTTCTCCACTTGATTTGAGGGCAAGCTTTAAAAAGGTATCTGAGACAGTACAAGCTCCCAACATCAGCCTCGACAGAAGCGACGTTTGCAAGGATGCTGAGCCAGCCAGTACGCTGGCTGAACACTCTTATGCAGTGTCGTCTGGGGGAGATACTTTTCAAGGAACACCTTTTCTTGAACAGGATAGCAGTCCTTCATACAAGATGGGTGAAGACCACTATGAAAATCTCCAAGCCACACCCCTCAGTCAGCCAGGAAAACAAGCGTGTAGTACTGCTAAGACTGCCTTTAAGCCCCAGGGAACTGGTTTGCCTATAGCAAAAGTACCAGCCTCTACAGTAACCACTACAGAAGCCCAACATGAAGCAGTTACTGATCAGACaattatttcctttccaaaaccTCAAAATAAAGCAGGAGATTTCCATTTAtctagagaagaggaaaacaattCTGCTAGTGTCTCTGGATCCGTGGCAACTGTCGTTCCACCTGTTTACAATTGTAACTGTTGTGCACAGTCGTTCAATGACAGTGCATTACTCAGTACTCATCTTCAGCTCCATTCAGAGCATCAGGAGACTTTCGTATGCAAATACTGCAGCAAACAATTTGCAAATCTAAATATACTGGAAAGTCATGAAAAAGTCTGCGTGAGATCAAGTAGTTTATCGGTTCACAAGGGAAATGAACAAAATTTTGCAGATAACTATACTGCTACAGATGGAAGGAATGGAAGTTCATATGCAAACACAGAGTCTCTGTTGTCTGAAAACAGCATTGCTGATTATTCTAATGCAAACTGCACTTTACCAGAGACAGATCATTTGGTTAAAGTAGTTGATGGGCAGATATTATATACTTGCATTGTTTGCAAGCGCAGTTATGTAACGCTGTCTAGCCTTCGAAGACATGCAAACGTGCATTCATGGAGAAGAACATACCCTTGTCACTACTGCAATAAAGTATTTGCATTAGCTGAGTATCGCACCAGGCATGAGATCTGGCACACTGGAGAAAGACGGTATCAGTGCATTTTCTGTCTGGAGACTTTCATGACTTACTATATACTAAAAAATCATCAGAAGTCTTTCCATGCAATTGACCATCGTCTCTCAGTAAATAAAAAGACAGCAAATGGAGGCTTAAAACCAAGTATGTACCCATACAAACTTTATCGACTTTTACCTATGAAATGCAGGCGACTACCTTACAAGTCCTACCGAAATTCTTCATATGAAAATGTTCAAACAAGTAGCCAGGTTAGTGAAACTGCTTCTACTAACTGCTTCATTCCGAGTTCTCTTAGCTCTGAGCTACCACCCCTGAATTTTCAAAGTAATATAATAGCAAACAACAGAACTCTTGCCTTGGATACATCTTCATGTAATGATACAGCATCTTCCACGAATCCTCAGAATTCTTCCTCTTGGGGAGTAGGTATCTTAAATTCTGATTTGCAGAGGGActttttcacagctgaaaaaagaGTTTCCACTGCTGCAAATGACTCTGGTTCTCAGGAGTGTGATTCCTCAGTTGTATCTTTAACTAATGTGAATGAAAATTCAACCTCTGTCATCAGTTACAGCAGTTCTGCACCCTCTGTTATAATGCACAGTAGCAGAGTTTCATCAGTAATAATGCACAGTAAAACAGTCActtctgtagaaaacagtaaGACAGAATCTTCAAATAATGTACCTAGTCAATCTGTAAATGATGATTGTAAATATGGGTCAGATAATTATGGGAAGTGCATTACAAAATCAAAAACtattaaggagaaaaagaaaacactgctgtACAACAGAGCAGAAACAGCTGAGGATACGCAGCAAGTTACAGGATCTGGAGGTTCATCTAGCAAAACAACAACTACTGTCCAAGAATCAAGTAAAACTGAAACGTACATTGCAAAGCCTGCCTTACCTGGAACATCTACTGACAGCAATGTTGCACCTCTTTGTCAAATAACAGTAAAAATTGGTAATGAGGCTATTGTAAAAAGACATATATTGGGATCGAAGTTGTTTTGTAAAAGGGGCCGAAAATCTAAACACGAGTCCAAGCAGGACAACTTAATCGAGgaatcagaaatggaaataaaagaaagaagccCATCTAGGCTCTATAGCTCAGAATGCCTGGAGCTGACAGAAATGTGTGATGACGTAAGTGATCAGGACTCCAGTGATAAACCCTGGAGACCCTATTATAAttacaaaccaaaaaagaaatccaaacagttaagaaaaatgaaaaagaccaAATGGAGGAAAAAGCATGGAAGCAAGAACACCGTTATGGAAAGCCCCAACACATGCAGTCGAGAGTATGCGCTCAGGAATGCTCCTGAGGAAAAGGCGATCAGTCAGGAAGAGAACACGGAAATGCCTAATCTTCATTGTGAGCTCTGTGAAAGAGATCAGTCTTCCACTGGAGAAAATCAAGAACACGTGCACTGGCATGTAGCTCCTTCAAAGCCTTACATTTGTGAATTATGCCAAAAACAATTTCAAAGTCCATccactttaaaaatgcatatgaGGTGTCACACTGGGGAAAAGCCCTACACTTGTAAAACCTGTGGTAAATGTTTCTCAATTCCTGGAAATCTACAGAAACATGAACGTATTCACCTGGGTGTCAAAGACTTTGTCTGCCAATACTGTAATAAGGCGTTCACTTTAAATGAAACActcaaaatacatgaaagaaTTCATACTGGAGAAAAACGCTACCACtgtcagttctgctttcagagctTCTTGTATCTTTCTACCAAGAGGAACCATGAGCAAAGGCATGTACGTGAGCATAATGGAAAAGGATACGCTTGCTTTCAGTGCCCCAAAATTTGCAAGacagcagctgctctgggaaTGCACCAGAAGAAACATCTATTCAAAAGTTCAGGTCCACAAGATAGAAAAGAACAGTTTTGCAATGAAAGCACTAAACTTTTGGAAAATCCACGTTTCCTCGGGTCAGAAGGAAGTGAAGTAAACAGTATACAAAATGTCACTCCAGAAGTTATCCTCTGA
- the ZBTB38 gene encoding zinc finger and BTB domain-containing protein 38 isoform X1, with translation MGSSRKQYSEMEKRNKTHYMMTVMSHSKDLKDDFHSDTVLSILNEQRIRGILCDVTIIVEDTKFKAHSNVLAASSLYFKNIFWSRTICISGHVLELDDLKAEVFTEILNYIYSSTVVVKRQETVTDLAAAGKKLGISFLEDLTDINFSSSPCPYAYCINEKGTVKEEKHEKRHEDSAVTNGPRITNAFSIFETENSLFSPLDLRASFKKVSETVQAPNISLDRSDVCKDAEPASTLAEHSYAVSSGGDTFQGTPFLEQDSSPSYKMGEDHYENLQATPLSQPGKQACSTAKTAFKPQGTGLPIAKVPASTVTTTEAQHEAVTDQTIISFPKPQNKAGDFHLSREEENNSASVSGSVATVVPPVYNCNCCAQSFNDSALLSTHLQLHSEHQETFVCKYCSKQFANLNILESHEKVCVRSSSLSVHKGNEQNFADNYTATDGRNGSSYANTESLLSENSIADYSNANCTLPETDHLVKVVDGQILYTCIVCKRSYVTLSSLRRHANVHSWRRTYPCHYCNKVFALAEYRTRHEIWHTGERRYQCIFCLETFMTYYILKNHQKSFHAIDHRLSVNKKTANGGLKPSMYPYKLYRLLPMKCRRLPYKSYRNSSYENVQTSSQVSETASTNCFIPSSLSSELPPLNFQSNIIANNRTLALDTSSCNDTASSTNPQNSSSWGVGILNSDLQRDFFTAEKRVSTAANDSGSQECDSSVVSLTNVNENSTSVISYSSSAPSVIMHSSRVSSVIMHSKTVTSVENSKTESSNNVPSQSVNDDCKYGSDNYGKCITKSKTIKEKKKTLLYNRAETAEDTQQVTGSGGSSSKTTTTVQESSKTETYIAKPALPGTSTDSNVAPLCQITVKIGNEAIVKRHILGSKLFCKRGRKSKHESKQDNLIEESEMEIKERSPSRLYSSECLELTEMCDDVSDQDSSDKPWRPYYNYKPKKKSKQLRKMKKTKWRKKHGSKNTVMESPNTCSREYALRNAPEEKAISQEENTEMPNLHCELCERDQSSTGENQEHVHWHVAPSKPYICELCQKQFQSPSTLKMHMRCHTGEKPYTCKTCGKCFSIPGNLQKHERIHLGVKDFVCQYCNKAFTLNETLKIHERIHTGEKRYHCQFCFQSFLYLSTKRNHEQRHVREHNGKGYACFQCPKICKTAAALGMHQKKHLFKSSGPQDRKEQFCNESTKLLENPRFLGSEGSEVNSIQNVTPEVIL, from the exons ATGGGCAGTAGTAGAAAACAGTactcagagatggaaaaaaggaacaaaactcaTTATATG aTGACAGTCATGTCCCATTCAAAGGATCTCAAGGATGACTTCCACAGTGACACTgtactttccattttaaatgaaCAGCGCATTCGGGGTATTTTATGTGATGTCACCATAATTGTGGAAGATACCAAATTTAAGGCCCATAGTAATGTGCTGGCAGCTTCAAGCctttactttaaaaacattttttggaGTCGTACTATCTGTATTTCAGGTCATGTACTGGAGTTAGATGATCTCAAAGCTGAAGTGTTTACAGAAATACTGAATTATATCTACAGTTCCACAGTAGTTGTTAAGAGGCAGGAGACTGTAACAGACCttgcagctgcagggaaaaaacTGGGAATATCATTTCTAGAAGATCTTACAGATATTAATTTTTCAAGTTCCCCCTGCCCATATGCATACTGTATTAATGAAAAAGGGACTGTCAAAgaggaaaagcatgaaaagagACATGAAGACTCTGCTGTGACAAATGGACCACGAATCACGAATGCATTCTCAATTTTTGAAACGGAAAACAGTTTGTTTTCTCCACTTGATTTGAGGGCAAGCTTTAAAAAGGTATCTGAGACAGTACAAGCTCCCAACATCAGCCTCGACAGAAGCGACGTTTGCAAGGATGCTGAGCCAGCCAGTACGCTGGCTGAACACTCTTATGCAGTGTCGTCTGGGGGAGATACTTTTCAAGGAACACCTTTTCTTGAACAGGATAGCAGTCCTTCATACAAGATGGGTGAAGACCACTATGAAAATCTCCAAGCCACACCCCTCAGTCAGCCAGGAAAACAAGCGTGTAGTACTGCTAAGACTGCCTTTAAGCCCCAGGGAACTGGTTTGCCTATAGCAAAAGTACCAGCCTCTACAGTAACCACTACAGAAGCCCAACATGAAGCAGTTACTGATCAGACaattatttcctttccaaaaccTCAAAATAAAGCAGGAGATTTCCATTTAtctagagaagaggaaaacaattCTGCTAGTGTCTCTGGATCCGTGGCAACTGTCGTTCCACCTGTTTACAATTGTAACTGTTGTGCACAGTCGTTCAATGACAGTGCATTACTCAGTACTCATCTTCAGCTCCATTCAGAGCATCAGGAGACTTTCGTATGCAAATACTGCAGCAAACAATTTGCAAATCTAAATATACTGGAAAGTCATGAAAAAGTCTGCGTGAGATCAAGTAGTTTATCGGTTCACAAGGGAAATGAACAAAATTTTGCAGATAACTATACTGCTACAGATGGAAGGAATGGAAGTTCATATGCAAACACAGAGTCTCTGTTGTCTGAAAACAGCATTGCTGATTATTCTAATGCAAACTGCACTTTACCAGAGACAGATCATTTGGTTAAAGTAGTTGATGGGCAGATATTATATACTTGCATTGTTTGCAAGCGCAGTTATGTAACGCTGTCTAGCCTTCGAAGACATGCAAACGTGCATTCATGGAGAAGAACATACCCTTGTCACTACTGCAATAAAGTATTTGCATTAGCTGAGTATCGCACCAGGCATGAGATCTGGCACACTGGAGAAAGACGGTATCAGTGCATTTTCTGTCTGGAGACTTTCATGACTTACTATATACTAAAAAATCATCAGAAGTCTTTCCATGCAATTGACCATCGTCTCTCAGTAAATAAAAAGACAGCAAATGGAGGCTTAAAACCAAGTATGTACCCATACAAACTTTATCGACTTTTACCTATGAAATGCAGGCGACTACCTTACAAGTCCTACCGAAATTCTTCATATGAAAATGTTCAAACAAGTAGCCAGGTTAGTGAAACTGCTTCTACTAACTGCTTCATTCCGAGTTCTCTTAGCTCTGAGCTACCACCCCTGAATTTTCAAAGTAATATAATAGCAAACAACAGAACTCTTGCCTTGGATACATCTTCATGTAATGATACAGCATCTTCCACGAATCCTCAGAATTCTTCCTCTTGGGGAGTAGGTATCTTAAATTCTGATTTGCAGAGGGActttttcacagctgaaaaaagaGTTTCCACTGCTGCAAATGACTCTGGTTCTCAGGAGTGTGATTCCTCAGTTGTATCTTTAACTAATGTGAATGAAAATTCAACCTCTGTCATCAGTTACAGCAGTTCTGCACCCTCTGTTATAATGCACAGTAGCAGAGTTTCATCAGTAATAATGCACAGTAAAACAGTCActtctgtagaaaacagtaaGACAGAATCTTCAAATAATGTACCTAGTCAATCTGTAAATGATGATTGTAAATATGGGTCAGATAATTATGGGAAGTGCATTACAAAATCAAAAACtattaaggagaaaaagaaaacactgctgtACAACAGAGCAGAAACAGCTGAGGATACGCAGCAAGTTACAGGATCTGGAGGTTCATCTAGCAAAACAACAACTACTGTCCAAGAATCAAGTAAAACTGAAACGTACATTGCAAAGCCTGCCTTACCTGGAACATCTACTGACAGCAATGTTGCACCTCTTTGTCAAATAACAGTAAAAATTGGTAATGAGGCTATTGTAAAAAGACATATATTGGGATCGAAGTTGTTTTGTAAAAGGGGCCGAAAATCTAAACACGAGTCCAAGCAGGACAACTTAATCGAGgaatcagaaatggaaataaaagaaagaagccCATCTAGGCTCTATAGCTCAGAATGCCTGGAGCTGACAGAAATGTGTGATGACGTAAGTGATCAGGACTCCAGTGATAAACCCTGGAGACCCTATTATAAttacaaaccaaaaaagaaatccaaacagttaagaaaaatgaaaaagaccaAATGGAGGAAAAAGCATGGAAGCAAGAACACCGTTATGGAAAGCCCCAACACATGCAGTCGAGAGTATGCGCTCAGGAATGCTCCTGAGGAAAAGGCGATCAGTCAGGAAGAGAACACGGAAATGCCTAATCTTCATTGTGAGCTCTGTGAAAGAGATCAGTCTTCCACTGGAGAAAATCAAGAACACGTGCACTGGCATGTAGCTCCTTCAAAGCCTTACATTTGTGAATTATGCCAAAAACAATTTCAAAGTCCATccactttaaaaatgcatatgaGGTGTCACACTGGGGAAAAGCCCTACACTTGTAAAACCTGTGGTAAATGTTTCTCAATTCCTGGAAATCTACAGAAACATGAACGTATTCACCTGGGTGTCAAAGACTTTGTCTGCCAATACTGTAATAAGGCGTTCACTTTAAATGAAACActcaaaatacatgaaagaaTTCATACTGGAGAAAAACGCTACCACtgtcagttctgctttcagagctTCTTGTATCTTTCTACCAAGAGGAACCATGAGCAAAGGCATGTACGTGAGCATAATGGAAAAGGATACGCTTGCTTTCAGTGCCCCAAAATTTGCAAGacagcagctgctctgggaaTGCACCAGAAGAAACATCTATTCAAAAGTTCAGGTCCACAAGATAGAAAAGAACAGTTTTGCAATGAAAGCACTAAACTTTTGGAAAATCCACGTTTCCTCGGGTCAGAAGGAAGTGAAGTAAACAGTATACAAAATGTCACTCCAGAAGTTATCCTCTGA